The Panicum virgatum strain AP13 chromosome 5K, P.virgatum_v5, whole genome shotgun sequence genome has a window encoding:
- the LOC120707415 gene encoding zinc finger CCCH domain-containing protein 8-like isoform X4, whose translation MSDPLYPFSRGALPGGDGKPPPPRYSDFEVDLIAARYASSPPPPPYPSAADASAFDSHVGAFDSHIGAFDSHVGAFDSHIGAFDLYVGAGRYAGALYHQSFMGSHSTVGQNEALYSSNTMAKRPRLESSLPMYPQRPGKKDCAFYMRTRTCNYGETCKFDHPQWVPEGGVPNWKEVPEDSYPERPGEPDCPYFVKSNSCRFKSKCKFNHPKEKSLIADSAILPVRPSEPVCSFYVKTGKCKFGAKCKFNHPKDVEIAPVIAKETIYTATTDAAAHIGTADSSVQAKAHAPTAPAEAHNAKGFPIRPGEVDCLFYMKTGSCKYGSICRFNHPYRPVVDVALMDPLVQDTLPTPAPIDSAAVLNPAANIMQCFDFYATHVPIEPLPIMYPQRPGETVCDFYMKTGSCKYSQKCKFHHPINRSVHDANENEDPQQPVTLTLAGLPRREDAEICAFYMRSGTCRYGVLCKFDHPPLQEAIAKLQAGGKEGEKEEGEEKEGVEKKGVEEKEGLSVVLR comes from the exons ATGTCGGACCCCCTCTACCCGTTCTCCCGCGGCGCTCTCCCTGGCGGCGacggcaagccgccgccgccgcggtactCGGATTTTGAGGTCGACCTCATCGCGGCCCGCTACGCCTcttccccgccgcctccgccgtacccctccgccgccgacgccagcgCCTTCGACTCGCACGTCGGCGCTTTCGACTCGCACATCGGCGCCTTCGACTCGCACGTCGGCGCCTTCGACTCGCACATCGGCGCCTTCGACTTGTACGTCGGTGCGGGGCGATACGCGGGAG CTCTCTATCACCAATCTTTTATGGGAAGTCATAGTACTGTTGGCCAGAATGAGGCTTTATATTCATCAAATACTATGGCTAAACGCCCTAGGCTTGAAAGCAGCCTTCCTATGTATCCACAACGACCGGGGAAAAAGGACTGTGCCTTCTATATGAGGACCAGAACCTGTAATTATGGAGAGACCTGCAAATTTGACCATCCACAATGGGTTCCAGAGGGTGGGGTTCCAAACTGGAAAGAG GTCCCTGAAGATTCTTATCCTGAGCGACCAGGGGAACCAGATTGTCCT TATTTTGTGAAGTCTAATAGCTGTAGATTTAAATCTAAATGCAAGTTCAACCATCCAAAGGAAAAG TCTCTAATTGCTGATAGCGCCATCTTACCAGTGAGGCCTTCTGAACCTGTTTGTTCC TTCTATGTAAAAACAGGAAAATgcaaatttggtgcaaaatgcaAGTTCAATCATCCCAAAGATGTTGAGATAGCACCTGTGATTGCAAAGGAAACCATATATACAGCAACAACTGATGCAGCAGCACACATTGGTACAGCAGATAGTTCAGTTCAAGCAAAGGCGCATGCACCAACTGCCCCAGCTGAGGCACATAACGCAAAGGGGTTTCCTATAAGACCA GGTGAAGTTGATTGCTTGTTTTATATGAAGACAGGCAG CTGCAAATATGGTTCTATTTGTCGCTTCAACCATCCTTATCGGCCAG TTGTGGATGTAGCATTGATGGATCCACTGGTTCAAGATACTCTTCCTACTCCAGCTCCCATTGACTCTGCGGCGGTGTTAAATCCAGCTGCAAATATTATGCAATGCTTTGATTTTTATGCGACTCATGTGCCT ATTGAACCTCTGCCAATAATGTATCCTCAGAGGCCTGGAGAAACTGTTTGTGAT TTTTACATGAAGACAGGATCTTGCAAGTATTCTCAGAAGTGCAAGTTTCACCATCCTATCAACCGCTCTGTACATGATGCCAATGAAAACGAGGATCCTCAGCAGCCTGTGACGCTTACTCTTGCTGGCCTTCCAAGGAGAGAG GACGCTGAGATCTGTGCCTTCTACATGAGGTCTGGCACGTGCAGGTATGGCGTGCTCTGCAAGTTCGACCACCCTCCCCTACAGGAGGCTATCGCCAAGCTGCAGGCAGGCGGAAAGGAAGGTGAGAAGGAGGAAGGTGAGGAGAAGGAAGGTGTGGAGAAGAAAGGTGTGGAGGAGAAGGAAGGGTTGAGCGTCGTCCTGCGCTAG
- the LOC120707415 gene encoding zinc finger CCCH domain-containing protein 8-like isoform X3, whose translation MSDPLYPFSRGALPGGDGKPPPPRYSDFEVDLIAARYASSPPPPPYPSAADASAFDSHVGAFDSHIGAFDSHVGAFDSHIGAFDLYVGAGRYAGALYHQSFMGSHSTVGQNEALYSSNTMAKRPRLESSLPMYPQRPGKKDCAFYMRTRTCNYGETCKFDHPQWVPEGGVPNWKEVPEDSYPERPGEPDCPYFVKSNSCRFKSKCKFNHPKEKQSLIADSAILPVRPSEPVCSFYVKTGKCKFGAKCKFNHPKDVEIAPVIAKETIYTATTDAAAHIGTADSSVQAKAHAPTAPAEAHNAKGFPIRPGEVDCLFYMKTGSCKYGSICRFNHPYRPVVDVALMDPLVQDTLPTPAPIDSAAVLNPAANIMQCFDFYATHVPIEPLPIMYPQRPGETVCDFYMKTGSCKYSQKCKFHHPINRSVHDANENEDPQQPVTLTLAGLPRREDAEICAFYMRSGTCRYGVLCKFDHPPLQEAIAKLQAGGKEGEKEEGEEKEGVEKKGVEEKEGLSVVLR comes from the exons ATGTCGGACCCCCTCTACCCGTTCTCCCGCGGCGCTCTCCCTGGCGGCGacggcaagccgccgccgccgcggtactCGGATTTTGAGGTCGACCTCATCGCGGCCCGCTACGCCTcttccccgccgcctccgccgtacccctccgccgccgacgccagcgCCTTCGACTCGCACGTCGGCGCTTTCGACTCGCACATCGGCGCCTTCGACTCGCACGTCGGCGCCTTCGACTCGCACATCGGCGCCTTCGACTTGTACGTCGGTGCGGGGCGATACGCGGGAG CTCTCTATCACCAATCTTTTATGGGAAGTCATAGTACTGTTGGCCAGAATGAGGCTTTATATTCATCAAATACTATGGCTAAACGCCCTAGGCTTGAAAGCAGCCTTCCTATGTATCCACAACGACCGGGGAAAAAGGACTGTGCCTTCTATATGAGGACCAGAACCTGTAATTATGGAGAGACCTGCAAATTTGACCATCCACAATGGGTTCCAGAGGGTGGGGTTCCAAACTGGAAAGAG GTCCCTGAAGATTCTTATCCTGAGCGACCAGGGGAACCAGATTGTCCT TATTTTGTGAAGTCTAATAGCTGTAGATTTAAATCTAAATGCAAGTTCAACCATCCAAAGGAAAAG CAGTCTCTAATTGCTGATAGCGCCATCTTACCAGTGAGGCCTTCTGAACCTGTTTGTTCC TTCTATGTAAAAACAGGAAAATgcaaatttggtgcaaaatgcaAGTTCAATCATCCCAAAGATGTTGAGATAGCACCTGTGATTGCAAAGGAAACCATATATACAGCAACAACTGATGCAGCAGCACACATTGGTACAGCAGATAGTTCAGTTCAAGCAAAGGCGCATGCACCAACTGCCCCAGCTGAGGCACATAACGCAAAGGGGTTTCCTATAAGACCA GGTGAAGTTGATTGCTTGTTTTATATGAAGACAGGCAG CTGCAAATATGGTTCTATTTGTCGCTTCAACCATCCTTATCGGCCAG TTGTGGATGTAGCATTGATGGATCCACTGGTTCAAGATACTCTTCCTACTCCAGCTCCCATTGACTCTGCGGCGGTGTTAAATCCAGCTGCAAATATTATGCAATGCTTTGATTTTTATGCGACTCATGTGCCT ATTGAACCTCTGCCAATAATGTATCCTCAGAGGCCTGGAGAAACTGTTTGTGAT TTTTACATGAAGACAGGATCTTGCAAGTATTCTCAGAAGTGCAAGTTTCACCATCCTATCAACCGCTCTGTACATGATGCCAATGAAAACGAGGATCCTCAGCAGCCTGTGACGCTTACTCTTGCTGGCCTTCCAAGGAGAGAG GACGCTGAGATCTGTGCCTTCTACATGAGGTCTGGCACGTGCAGGTATGGCGTGCTCTGCAAGTTCGACCACCCTCCCCTACAGGAGGCTATCGCCAAGCTGCAGGCAGGCGGAAAGGAAGGTGAGAAGGAGGAAGGTGAGGAGAAGGAAGGTGTGGAGAAGAAAGGTGTGGAGGAGAAGGAAGGGTTGAGCGTCGTCCTGCGCTAG
- the LOC120707415 gene encoding zinc finger CCCH domain-containing protein 8-like isoform X2, which yields MSDPLYPFSRGALPGGDGKPPPPRYSDFEVDLIAARYASSPPPPPYPSAADASAFDSHVGAFDSHIGAFDSHVGAFDSHIGAFDLYVGAGRYAGALYHQSFMGSHSTVGQNEALYSSNTMAKRPRLESSLPMYPQRPGKKDCAFYMRTRTCNYGETCKFDHPQWVPEGGVPNWKEVPEDSYPERPGEPDCPYFVKSNSCRFKSKCKFNHPKEKVNALCAGTDNGSLIADSAILPVRPSEPVCSFYVKTGKCKFGAKCKFNHPKDVEIAPVIAKETIYTATTDAAAHIGTADSSVQAKAHAPTAPAEAHNAKGFPIRPGEVDCLFYMKTGSCKYGSICRFNHPYRPVVDVALMDPLVQDTLPTPAPIDSAAVLNPAANIMQCFDFYATHVPIEPLPIMYPQRPGETVCDFYMKTGSCKYSQKCKFHHPINRSVHDANENEDPQQPVTLTLAGLPRREDAEICAFYMRSGTCRYGVLCKFDHPPLQEAIAKLQAGGKEGEKEEGEEKEGVEKKGVEEKEGLSVVLR from the exons ATGTCGGACCCCCTCTACCCGTTCTCCCGCGGCGCTCTCCCTGGCGGCGacggcaagccgccgccgccgcggtactCGGATTTTGAGGTCGACCTCATCGCGGCCCGCTACGCCTcttccccgccgcctccgccgtacccctccgccgccgacgccagcgCCTTCGACTCGCACGTCGGCGCTTTCGACTCGCACATCGGCGCCTTCGACTCGCACGTCGGCGCCTTCGACTCGCACATCGGCGCCTTCGACTTGTACGTCGGTGCGGGGCGATACGCGGGAG CTCTCTATCACCAATCTTTTATGGGAAGTCATAGTACTGTTGGCCAGAATGAGGCTTTATATTCATCAAATACTATGGCTAAACGCCCTAGGCTTGAAAGCAGCCTTCCTATGTATCCACAACGACCGGGGAAAAAGGACTGTGCCTTCTATATGAGGACCAGAACCTGTAATTATGGAGAGACCTGCAAATTTGACCATCCACAATGGGTTCCAGAGGGTGGGGTTCCAAACTGGAAAGAG GTCCCTGAAGATTCTTATCCTGAGCGACCAGGGGAACCAGATTGTCCT TATTTTGTGAAGTCTAATAGCTGTAGATTTAAATCTAAATGCAAGTTCAACCATCCAAAGGAAAAGGTGAATGCATTATGTGCTGGAACGGACAACGGA TCTCTAATTGCTGATAGCGCCATCTTACCAGTGAGGCCTTCTGAACCTGTTTGTTCC TTCTATGTAAAAACAGGAAAATgcaaatttggtgcaaaatgcaAGTTCAATCATCCCAAAGATGTTGAGATAGCACCTGTGATTGCAAAGGAAACCATATATACAGCAACAACTGATGCAGCAGCACACATTGGTACAGCAGATAGTTCAGTTCAAGCAAAGGCGCATGCACCAACTGCCCCAGCTGAGGCACATAACGCAAAGGGGTTTCCTATAAGACCA GGTGAAGTTGATTGCTTGTTTTATATGAAGACAGGCAG CTGCAAATATGGTTCTATTTGTCGCTTCAACCATCCTTATCGGCCAG TTGTGGATGTAGCATTGATGGATCCACTGGTTCAAGATACTCTTCCTACTCCAGCTCCCATTGACTCTGCGGCGGTGTTAAATCCAGCTGCAAATATTATGCAATGCTTTGATTTTTATGCGACTCATGTGCCT ATTGAACCTCTGCCAATAATGTATCCTCAGAGGCCTGGAGAAACTGTTTGTGAT TTTTACATGAAGACAGGATCTTGCAAGTATTCTCAGAAGTGCAAGTTTCACCATCCTATCAACCGCTCTGTACATGATGCCAATGAAAACGAGGATCCTCAGCAGCCTGTGACGCTTACTCTTGCTGGCCTTCCAAGGAGAGAG GACGCTGAGATCTGTGCCTTCTACATGAGGTCTGGCACGTGCAGGTATGGCGTGCTCTGCAAGTTCGACCACCCTCCCCTACAGGAGGCTATCGCCAAGCTGCAGGCAGGCGGAAAGGAAGGTGAGAAGGAGGAAGGTGAGGAGAAGGAAGGTGTGGAGAAGAAAGGTGTGGAGGAGAAGGAAGGGTTGAGCGTCGTCCTGCGCTAG
- the LOC120707415 gene encoding zinc finger CCCH domain-containing protein 8-like isoform X1, protein MSDPLYPFSRGALPGGDGKPPPPRYSDFEVDLIAARYASSPPPPPYPSAADASAFDSHVGAFDSHIGAFDSHVGAFDSHIGAFDLYVGAGRYAGALYHQSFMGSHSTVGQNEALYSSNTMAKRPRLESSLPMYPQRPGKKDCAFYMRTRTCNYGETCKFDHPQWVPEGGVPNWKEVPEDSYPERPGEPDCPYFVKSNSCRFKSKCKFNHPKEKVNALCAGTDNGQSLIADSAILPVRPSEPVCSFYVKTGKCKFGAKCKFNHPKDVEIAPVIAKETIYTATTDAAAHIGTADSSVQAKAHAPTAPAEAHNAKGFPIRPGEVDCLFYMKTGSCKYGSICRFNHPYRPVVDVALMDPLVQDTLPTPAPIDSAAVLNPAANIMQCFDFYATHVPIEPLPIMYPQRPGETVCDFYMKTGSCKYSQKCKFHHPINRSVHDANENEDPQQPVTLTLAGLPRREDAEICAFYMRSGTCRYGVLCKFDHPPLQEAIAKLQAGGKEGEKEEGEEKEGVEKKGVEEKEGLSVVLR, encoded by the exons ATGTCGGACCCCCTCTACCCGTTCTCCCGCGGCGCTCTCCCTGGCGGCGacggcaagccgccgccgccgcggtactCGGATTTTGAGGTCGACCTCATCGCGGCCCGCTACGCCTcttccccgccgcctccgccgtacccctccgccgccgacgccagcgCCTTCGACTCGCACGTCGGCGCTTTCGACTCGCACATCGGCGCCTTCGACTCGCACGTCGGCGCCTTCGACTCGCACATCGGCGCCTTCGACTTGTACGTCGGTGCGGGGCGATACGCGGGAG CTCTCTATCACCAATCTTTTATGGGAAGTCATAGTACTGTTGGCCAGAATGAGGCTTTATATTCATCAAATACTATGGCTAAACGCCCTAGGCTTGAAAGCAGCCTTCCTATGTATCCACAACGACCGGGGAAAAAGGACTGTGCCTTCTATATGAGGACCAGAACCTGTAATTATGGAGAGACCTGCAAATTTGACCATCCACAATGGGTTCCAGAGGGTGGGGTTCCAAACTGGAAAGAG GTCCCTGAAGATTCTTATCCTGAGCGACCAGGGGAACCAGATTGTCCT TATTTTGTGAAGTCTAATAGCTGTAGATTTAAATCTAAATGCAAGTTCAACCATCCAAAGGAAAAGGTGAATGCATTATGTGCTGGAACGGACAACGGA CAGTCTCTAATTGCTGATAGCGCCATCTTACCAGTGAGGCCTTCTGAACCTGTTTGTTCC TTCTATGTAAAAACAGGAAAATgcaaatttggtgcaaaatgcaAGTTCAATCATCCCAAAGATGTTGAGATAGCACCTGTGATTGCAAAGGAAACCATATATACAGCAACAACTGATGCAGCAGCACACATTGGTACAGCAGATAGTTCAGTTCAAGCAAAGGCGCATGCACCAACTGCCCCAGCTGAGGCACATAACGCAAAGGGGTTTCCTATAAGACCA GGTGAAGTTGATTGCTTGTTTTATATGAAGACAGGCAG CTGCAAATATGGTTCTATTTGTCGCTTCAACCATCCTTATCGGCCAG TTGTGGATGTAGCATTGATGGATCCACTGGTTCAAGATACTCTTCCTACTCCAGCTCCCATTGACTCTGCGGCGGTGTTAAATCCAGCTGCAAATATTATGCAATGCTTTGATTTTTATGCGACTCATGTGCCT ATTGAACCTCTGCCAATAATGTATCCTCAGAGGCCTGGAGAAACTGTTTGTGAT TTTTACATGAAGACAGGATCTTGCAAGTATTCTCAGAAGTGCAAGTTTCACCATCCTATCAACCGCTCTGTACATGATGCCAATGAAAACGAGGATCCTCAGCAGCCTGTGACGCTTACTCTTGCTGGCCTTCCAAGGAGAGAG GACGCTGAGATCTGTGCCTTCTACATGAGGTCTGGCACGTGCAGGTATGGCGTGCTCTGCAAGTTCGACCACCCTCCCCTACAGGAGGCTATCGCCAAGCTGCAGGCAGGCGGAAAGGAAGGTGAGAAGGAGGAAGGTGAGGAGAAGGAAGGTGTGGAGAAGAAAGGTGTGGAGGAGAAGGAAGGGTTGAGCGTCGTCCTGCGCTAG
- the LOC120707419 gene encoding 50S ribosomal protein L22-like isoform X2 → MAVWRAAGARAVLRRLGAAAETAGRCDGGVLPAICSSSGNATSGLGQYANLFRAQAFASRSIPGISTTRNLLADDAMVPISSPLTPPLGDSEETDKKGAVVKRLKVHAIKKDIRQSPKKVNLVAKLVRGMRVEDALLQLQVTVKRAAKTVYQVIHSARANAAHNHGLDPDKLIVEEAFVGKGLYLKRLSYHAKGRCGVMVRPRCRLTVVVREATAEEEAKIAKLRVSNYKKLTRKERQLMPHRLIEVSPRWARKRKEEAGATA, encoded by the exons atgGCGGTATGGCGGGCGGCGGGTGCTCGCGCCGTTCTTCGGCGGCTCGGCGCCGCAGCGGAGACGGCGGGGAGATGTGATGGCGGTGTGCTCCCGGCCATCTGTAGCAGCAGCGGAAATGCGACATCCGGCTTAG GTCAATATGCAAATCTATTCAGGGCACAAGCCTTTGCCTCAAGGAGTATTCCA GGAATATCAACTACAAGGAACTTGCTTGCAGATGATGCTATGGTTCCTATTTCTTCTCCTTTGACGCCTCCACTGGGTGACAGTGAAGAGACTGACAAAAAGGGGGCTGTCGTCAAGCGATTGAAGGTCCATGCCATAAAAAAGGATATCAGACAG AGCCCAAAGAAGGTGAATCTAGTAGCAAAGCTGGTCCGAGGTATGCGTGTGGAAGATGCCTTGTTGCAGCTGCAAGTGACAGTTAAAAGGGCTGCCAAAACTGTTTACCAG GTGATCCATTCTGCTCGCGCCAATGCAGCTCACAACCATGGATTGGATCCTGATAAGCTCATTGTTG AGGAGGCCTTTGTGGGAAAGGGACTTTACCTGAAGAGGCTATCTTACCATGCCAAGGGGAGGTGCGGTGTCATGGTGCGACCAAGGTGCAGATTGACAGTGGTGGTTAGAGAAGCTACAGCTGAGGAAGAGGCAAAGATTGCCAAACTCAGGGTGAGCAACTACAAGAAGCTAACCAGAAAGGAGCGGCAACTTATGCCGCATCGGCTCATTGAGGTTAGCCCGAGGTGGGCTCGCAAGAGGAAAGAAGAAGCTGGTGCTACGGCATAG
- the LOC120707419 gene encoding 50S ribosomal protein L22-like isoform X1, translated as MAVWRAAGARAVLRRLGAAAETAGRCDGGVLPAICSSSGNATSGLGQYANLFRAQAFASRSIPVNFHQLIHNAGISTTRNLLADDAMVPISSPLTPPLGDSEETDKKGAVVKRLKVHAIKKDIRQSPKKVNLVAKLVRGMRVEDALLQLQVTVKRAAKTVYQVIHSARANAAHNHGLDPDKLIVEEAFVGKGLYLKRLSYHAKGRCGVMVRPRCRLTVVVREATAEEEAKIAKLRVSNYKKLTRKERQLMPHRLIEVSPRWARKRKEEAGATA; from the exons atgGCGGTATGGCGGGCGGCGGGTGCTCGCGCCGTTCTTCGGCGGCTCGGCGCCGCAGCGGAGACGGCGGGGAGATGTGATGGCGGTGTGCTCCCGGCCATCTGTAGCAGCAGCGGAAATGCGACATCCGGCTTAG GTCAATATGCAAATCTATTCAGGGCACAAGCCTTTGCCTCAAGGAGTATTCCAGTAAATTTTCATCAGTTGATTCACAATGCT GGAATATCAACTACAAGGAACTTGCTTGCAGATGATGCTATGGTTCCTATTTCTTCTCCTTTGACGCCTCCACTGGGTGACAGTGAAGAGACTGACAAAAAGGGGGCTGTCGTCAAGCGATTGAAGGTCCATGCCATAAAAAAGGATATCAGACAG AGCCCAAAGAAGGTGAATCTAGTAGCAAAGCTGGTCCGAGGTATGCGTGTGGAAGATGCCTTGTTGCAGCTGCAAGTGACAGTTAAAAGGGCTGCCAAAACTGTTTACCAG GTGATCCATTCTGCTCGCGCCAATGCAGCTCACAACCATGGATTGGATCCTGATAAGCTCATTGTTG AGGAGGCCTTTGTGGGAAAGGGACTTTACCTGAAGAGGCTATCTTACCATGCCAAGGGGAGGTGCGGTGTCATGGTGCGACCAAGGTGCAGATTGACAGTGGTGGTTAGAGAAGCTACAGCTGAGGAAGAGGCAAAGATTGCCAAACTCAGGGTGAGCAACTACAAGAAGCTAACCAGAAAGGAGCGGCAACTTATGCCGCATCGGCTCATTGAGGTTAGCCCGAGGTGGGCTCGCAAGAGGAAAGAAGAAGCTGGTGCTACGGCATAG
- the LOC120707418 gene encoding pentatricopeptide repeat-containing protein At4g36680, mitochondrial-like — MAAAAAATFAACRRLLSTAAAAAEKTELPIPIAQLRRLARVGSLAEIEATLAPLLPSHTVPALSALSSLGLHDRASALLGTIPSPTAAHLNAVLSPLLRRRRLAGLVPSILAAHASVPRDASTDSILAKSLCLTSGADSALHLLREPSSGAPPSVQLFTVLIDSFYKQRLPHRAEELWRAMVQDHGIAPDAAAYNARITYKSANGTVDEVRELIRVMREEAGLQPDVVTYNALMRTMARHERVDEAVEVYRGLEAGEVAGVAPDCATYTCVVSALCGAGRWSEAEDVFYEGVKRRKLADLGTARVLVRGLKGAGKRRAARRVVVGLRKKFPDQFDGPWRELEEAAGLPASGKEDGGEEDGADEQPAAATTAAA; from the coding sequence atggccgccgccgccgccgcaacgttcgccgcctgccgccggctcctctccaccgccgccgcggccgctgagAAAACCGAGCTACCCATACCTATCGCCCAGCTTCGCCGGCTCGCCCGCGTAGGCAGCCTTGCCGAAATCGAGGCGACCCTGGCGCCGCTGCTCCCCTCCCACACCGTCCCCGCGCTCTccgccctctcctccctcgGCCTCCACGACCGCGCCTCCGCGCTGCTCGGCACCATCCCGTCGCCCACCGCCGCGCACCTCAACGCGGTCCTCAgcccgctcctccgccgccgccggctggcgGGGCTCGTGCCATCCATCCTCGCCGCGCACGCCTCCGTCCCGCGGGACGCCTCCACGGACAGCATCCTCGCCAAATCGCTCTGCCTCACCTCCGGCGCCGACTCCGCGCTCCACCTCCTCCGGGAGCCGTCGTCGGGGGCGCCTCCGTCGGTTCAGCTCTTCACCGTCCTCATCGACTCCTTCTACAAGCAGCGCCTCCCGCACCGCGCCGAGGAGCTGTGGCGCGCCATGGTGCAGGACCACGGCATcgcccccgacgccgccgcctacAACGCCCGGATCACCTACAAGTCCGCCAACGGCACGGTGGACGAGGTCAGGGAGCTGATCCGCGTCATGCGCGAGGAGGCCGGGCTCCAGCCGGACGTCGTCACCTACAACGCGCTGATGCGGACGATGGCGCGGCACGAGAGGGTGGACGAGGCGGTGGAGGTGTACCGCGGCCTGGAGGCCGGGGAGGTGGCGGGCGTGGCGCCCGACTGCGCGACGTACACGTGCGTGGTGAGCGCGCTGTGCGGCGCGGGGCGGTGGTCGGAGGCGGAGGACGTGTTCTACGAGGGGGTGAAGCGCCGGAAGCTGGCCGACCTCGGCACGGCGCGCGTGCTGGTGCGCGGGCTCAAGGGCGCCGGCAagaggcgcgcggcgaggcgggtgGTGGTCGGCCTGCGCAAGAAGTTCCCCGATCAGTTCGACGGGCCGTGGAGGGAGCTCGAGGAAGCTGCCGGGCTGCCGGCCTCTGGcaaggaggacggcggcgaggaagacggcgccgacgagcagccggcggcggcgacgacggccgcAGCGTGA
- the LOC120707420 gene encoding uncharacterized protein LOC120707420 codes for MPPRRAPPLAGALPRVLRGICTAAPPPSKPPPEPLSRSELDAISALLPRLLSAGHVPAAGRLLSAVLLLPGSLERLPLPALAAHLASLPTLSEAFALLTALRHHPARPSPLPLASPLLDSLLSRRRARDAASVLRWLCRPDSPRRPDAATYAAAVAGLCRLEDPRGALGALREMAADGLQASPELREAVRDAMLQDARIEEAWALEEAMRLPEIGKVVELVDKLLSEWEP; via the coding sequence ATgcctccccgccgcgcgccgccgctcgccggcgccctCCCGCGCGTCCTTCGCGGCAtctgcaccgccgcgccgccgccatccaaaCCCCCGCCCGAACCGCTCTCCCGGTCTGAGCTCGACGCCATCTCTGCGCTCCTCCCGCGGCTCCTCTCCGCTGGCCACGTCCCCGCCGCGGGGCGCCTCCTCTccgccgtgctcctcctccCGGGCTCCCTGGAGCGCCTCCCTCTTCCGGCCCTCGCCGCGCACCTCGCCTCGCTCCCGACCCTCTCCGAGGCCTTCGCTCTCCTCACCGCGCTCCGCCACCACCCGGCCCGCCCCTCGCCGCTCCCGCTGGCGTCGCCGCTGCTCGACAGCCTCCTCtcccggcgccgcgcgcgcgacgCGGCCTCCGTGCTGCGGTGGCTCTGCCGCCCGGACTCCCCGCGCCGGCCCGACGCCGCCACCTACGCTGCTGCCGTCGCGGGGCTCTGCCGCCTCGAGGACCCCAGGGGCGCGCTCGGCGCGCTCAGGGAGATGGCCGCGGACGGGTTGCAGGCCTCGCCTGAGCTGCGGGAGGCGGTGCGGGACGCGATGCTGCAGGACGCCAGGATCGAGGAGGCGTGGGCGCTGGAGGAGGCGATGCGGTTGCCGGAGATCGGCAAGGTTGTGGAGCTGGTCGACAAACTTCTTTCGGAGTGGGAACCCTGA